Proteins encoded by one window of Polaribacter haliotis:
- the ftsZ gene encoding cell division protein FtsZ encodes MSAEFDNISFDMPKTQSNTIKVIGVGGGGSNAVNHMYTQQIRGVDFVICNTDSQALENSPVPNKIQLGANLTSGLGAGANPEIGAQAAKESMQEIQQMLNTQTKMVFITAGMGGGTGTGAAPIIAKIAKDMDILTVGIVTMPFAFEGRRRSKQAQLGIDQLRQNVDSLIVINNNKLREVYGNLGFKAGFSKADEVLSTASRGIAEVITHHYKQNIDLHDAKTVLSNSGTAIMGSAKEEGKDRAKTAIVKALDSPLLNDNKITGAKNVLLLIVSGTNEVTLDEIGEINDFIQDEAGYDANIIMGIGEDEELGDAIAVTIVATGFAADQQSTITNTEVKKIVHTLEDEQKATYDFSEKTITKSPTLDQPISNTPEQKIVHTLEDDVDTVTKPNSPQMELIPTSEIIANMPVSYDEISLESVSDDDFIITDVTPVIEEEVEEEPLQMQADLLFDLPLNSYTEVNEDEEIKFDLNEEEKIVNEIEVSQPEEIKVEAEVEKRYVLEDFDAKPTIGKSSHIMENKAVVEEEEIRFELKTATPQAEINQIETRSEEVSPLDLTITELQQRAEERRNKMKGFNYKFNDQLNKNIDEIERQPAYKRQGVDLNVNAPISQSKTAIKKEDDQIDFKSNNSFLHDNVD; translated from the coding sequence ATGAGCGCAGAATTCGATAACATTTCATTTGACATGCCTAAAACGCAATCGAACACCATTAAGGTAATTGGTGTTGGTGGTGGAGGAAGCAACGCAGTAAACCACATGTACACACAACAAATTAGAGGTGTAGACTTCGTAATTTGTAATACAGATTCCCAAGCTTTGGAGAACAGTCCAGTTCCTAACAAAATTCAGTTAGGTGCCAACTTAACTTCAGGTTTAGGAGCAGGAGCAAACCCAGAAATTGGAGCACAAGCTGCCAAAGAAAGTATGCAAGAAATTCAGCAAATGTTAAATACCCAAACAAAAATGGTATTTATTACTGCAGGAATGGGAGGTGGAACTGGAACTGGAGCAGCACCAATAATTGCGAAAATCGCAAAAGATATGGATATTCTTACGGTTGGAATCGTAACAATGCCATTTGCTTTCGAAGGTAGAAGACGTTCAAAACAAGCACAATTAGGAATCGATCAACTGCGACAAAATGTAGATTCTTTAATTGTAATTAACAATAATAAATTACGTGAAGTTTACGGAAACCTTGGTTTTAAAGCTGGTTTCTCGAAAGCAGATGAGGTTTTATCTACTGCTTCTCGTGGAATTGCGGAAGTAATTACACATCACTACAAGCAAAATATTGACTTGCATGATGCAAAAACGGTACTTTCTAACAGTGGAACTGCAATTATGGGTTCTGCAAAAGAAGAAGGTAAAGACAGAGCAAAAACTGCAATTGTAAAAGCGTTAGATTCTCCATTATTAAACGATAATAAAATTACTGGCGCTAAAAACGTATTGTTATTAATTGTTTCTGGAACTAACGAAGTTACTTTAGATGAAATAGGAGAAATAAACGACTTTATACAAGATGAAGCTGGTTACGATGCCAACATTATTATGGGTATTGGAGAAGATGAAGAGTTGGGAGATGCAATTGCTGTAACGATTGTTGCAACTGGTTTTGCAGCCGATCAACAAAGTACAATTACAAATACAGAAGTTAAGAAAATTGTGCACACTTTAGAGGACGAGCAAAAAGCGACTTACGATTTTAGTGAGAAAACAATTACAAAATCTCCGACTTTAGATCAGCCAATTTCTAACACACCAGAGCAGAAAATTGTACATACCTTAGAAGATGATGTAGATACAGTTACAAAGCCAAATTCTCCTCAAATGGAATTGATTCCAACTTCGGAAATTATTGCGAATATGCCTGTTTCTTATGATGAAATTTCTTTAGAAAGTGTTTCTGATGACGATTTTATTATTACAGATGTTACTCCAGTTATAGAGGAAGAAGTGGAGGAAGAGCCTCTACAAATGCAAGCAGATTTATTATTTGATTTGCCTTTAAATTCTTATACTGAAGTAAATGAAGATGAAGAAATTAAATTCGATTTGAATGAAGAAGAAAAAATTGTAAATGAAATTGAAGTTTCGCAACCAGAAGAAATAAAGGTTGAAGCTGAAGTTGAAAAAAGATACGTTTTAGAAGATTTTGATGCAAAACCAACCATTGGAAAAAGTTCTCATATTATGGAGAATAAAGCAGTTGTTGAAGAGGAAGAAATTCGTTTTGAATTAAAAACGGCAACTCCACAAGCGGAAATAAACCAAATTGAAACTAGAAGTGAAGAAGTTTCTCCTTTAGATTTAACAATTACGGAACTTCAGCAGAGAGCTGAAGAAAGACGAAACAAAATGAAAGGTTTCAACTATAAATTTAACGATCAGTTAAATAAAAATATAGATGAAATTGAGCGTCAGCCAGCATATAAAAGACAAGGTGTAGATTTGAATGTAAATGCGCCAATTAGCCAATCTAAAACAGCTATTAAAAAAGAAGACGACCAAATAGATTTTAAATCTAATAACTCTTTTTTACATGATAATGTAGATTAA